In Gemmata obscuriglobus, a single genomic region encodes these proteins:
- the rpoB gene encoding DNA-directed RNA polymerase subunit beta: MPIPAQRIIVPTVNRDFGRFGDAVEVPDLTDVQTRSYDRFLQLDASYDKRTQTGLEGVLQEIFPIESYDKRIKLEYLRYELGKPRYDPDECRQLRLTYGRPFRVWLRLRKTEGEPVEEEVYLGDMPIMIGGGEFIINGAERVVVSQLHRSPGVDFVVTREADKDLHSCRIIPERGSWIEINATKKDTLGVRIDQSGKFSAVTLLRAMDPMYSTTESILKEFFGEVIEQVNVSVAGSRLKLVGDPEANQMPCIAVEDVIDPETGEVYLDAGKPFTSDKYDRVASSMIKTVQVMAYPKDPIILNAIHEDVGTAGDSKDSHEGALLKIYQRLRPGNPPQLEKAKELFKEKFLDPNRYRLGRVGRFRINRKFNQTVAETEMTLRSVDFVNSVKYLLDLRAGKGHVDDIDHLGNRRLRTIDELAADELRKGFLKLRRTVQERMAIRDQQDMNPRTLINPKSVSAAIEYFFGRSELSQVVDQTNPLAQLTHERRLSALGPGGLNRKRAGFEVRDVHISHYGRICPIETPEGTNIGLISSLSIYSEIDEYGFLITPYKKVSNKNLTEEVVRLRADEESNAVLVPADTPFEGNKIATANVSGRQSGELMLIPAEKVQYIDVSPKQMVGVSAGLIPFLEHDDANRALMGSNMQRQAVPLLIPEPPLVGTGLEKDVAKHSGMLVRAQEEGTVVFVDAERIRLEEKDKIVREYVLRKYHGLNERTCLNQKPIVRMGQKVKKGEIIADGAATKNGELALGRNVLVAFMSWEGYNFEDAIIISERLVKNDTYTSIHIEEFDIEIRETKLGKEEFTRDIPNVSPKALANLDEHGVVQIGTYVRPGDILVGKVSPKSRSELTPEEKLLHAIFGRAGEDVKNDSLEVQSGTEGIVIAAHRFSRRAHMSEDEKKQIDKDRKDIESTYNRRIAEQFREFVKALEDVLDKKELKDPNTGKQLASDKDDKVVAEQAKEFKLDKLDIRSPDSLKKAQKIHHRHWERIQFFIDEQERKLNSLNRGDELPSGVQQMVKVYVATKRVISVGDKMAGRHGNKGVISKVLPEEDMPFLKDGTPVDILLNPLGVPSRMNVGQILETHLGYAAAKLGFKAVTPVFDGATEEEIRDALKEAGIPETGKSVLYDGRTGDAFDQPVTVGYIYMLKLHHLVDDKVHARATGPYSLITQQPLGGKARFGGQRFGEMEVWALEAYGAAYILQELLTVKSDDVEGRTKIYESMVKGENTLEAGTPASFDVLTHEIRGLGLNMCLEKKRV; this comes from the coding sequence ATGCCGATCCCGGCTCAGCGAATCATTGTCCCGACCGTGAACCGCGACTTCGGCCGCTTCGGCGACGCCGTGGAAGTGCCGGACCTCACGGACGTGCAAACCCGGTCCTATGACCGGTTCCTGCAGCTCGACGCGAGCTACGACAAGCGTACACAGACCGGCCTCGAAGGGGTGCTCCAAGAGATCTTCCCGATCGAGAGCTACGACAAGCGGATCAAGCTGGAGTACCTCCGCTACGAGCTGGGCAAGCCGCGCTACGACCCGGACGAGTGCCGCCAGCTCCGCCTCACCTACGGCCGCCCGTTTCGCGTGTGGCTGCGCCTGCGGAAGACCGAGGGCGAGCCCGTCGAGGAAGAGGTCTACCTCGGTGACATGCCGATCATGATCGGCGGCGGCGAATTCATTATTAACGGCGCCGAGCGCGTCGTTGTATCTCAGTTGCACCGGTCGCCGGGGGTGGACTTCGTCGTCACCCGCGAGGCAGACAAGGACCTGCACTCCTGCCGCATCATCCCCGAGCGCGGCTCCTGGATCGAGATCAACGCGACCAAGAAGGACACGCTCGGGGTCCGCATCGACCAGAGCGGCAAGTTCTCCGCCGTCACGCTGCTGCGCGCGATGGACCCGATGTACTCCACCACGGAGAGCATCCTCAAGGAGTTCTTCGGCGAGGTCATCGAGCAGGTGAACGTGTCCGTGGCCGGGTCCCGCCTGAAGCTCGTGGGCGATCCGGAAGCGAATCAGATGCCGTGCATCGCGGTCGAGGACGTGATCGACCCGGAAACGGGCGAGGTCTACCTCGACGCCGGCAAGCCGTTCACGTCGGACAAGTACGACCGCGTCGCGTCGTCAATGATCAAGACCGTTCAGGTGATGGCGTACCCGAAGGACCCGATCATCCTCAACGCGATCCACGAGGACGTGGGGACGGCCGGCGATTCGAAGGACTCGCACGAGGGCGCGCTGCTCAAGATCTACCAGCGCCTCCGCCCCGGCAACCCGCCGCAACTGGAGAAGGCCAAGGAACTCTTCAAGGAGAAGTTCCTGGACCCGAACCGGTACCGGCTGGGCCGCGTCGGGCGGTTCCGCATCAACCGGAAGTTTAATCAGACGGTGGCGGAAACGGAGATGACGCTCCGCAGCGTCGACTTCGTGAACTCGGTGAAGTACCTGCTCGACCTGCGGGCGGGGAAGGGGCACGTCGACGACATCGACCACCTGGGCAACCGGCGCCTGCGCACCATCGACGAACTGGCCGCCGACGAGCTGCGCAAGGGGTTCCTGAAGCTCCGCCGCACCGTGCAGGAGCGGATGGCCATCCGCGACCAGCAGGACATGAACCCGCGCACGCTCATCAACCCGAAGAGCGTGAGCGCGGCGATCGAGTACTTCTTCGGCCGGTCCGAGCTCTCGCAGGTCGTGGACCAGACGAACCCGCTCGCCCAGCTCACGCACGAGCGGCGGCTGTCGGCCCTCGGGCCGGGCGGTCTCAACCGGAAGCGCGCCGGCTTCGAGGTCCGCGACGTCCACATCTCGCACTACGGCCGCATCTGCCCGATCGAGACGCCGGAAGGGACGAACATCGGCCTCATCTCGTCGCTCTCGATCTACTCCGAGATCGACGAGTACGGGTTCCTCATCACCCCGTACAAGAAGGTCTCGAACAAGAACCTGACCGAAGAGGTGGTGCGGCTCCGCGCCGACGAGGAGTCGAACGCGGTGCTGGTGCCGGCGGACACACCGTTCGAAGGTAACAAGATCGCCACCGCGAACGTCAGCGGCCGCCAGAGCGGCGAGCTAATGCTGATCCCGGCGGAGAAGGTCCAGTACATCGACGTGTCGCCGAAACAGATGGTCGGCGTGTCCGCGGGCCTGATCCCGTTCCTCGAGCACGACGACGCGAACCGCGCGCTGATGGGCTCGAACATGCAGCGCCAGGCGGTGCCCCTGCTCATCCCCGAGCCGCCGCTCGTCGGCACCGGGCTCGAGAAGGACGTGGCGAAGCACTCCGGGATGCTGGTCCGCGCCCAGGAAGAGGGCACGGTGGTGTTCGTCGACGCCGAGCGCATTCGGCTCGAAGAGAAGGACAAAATCGTCCGCGAGTACGTGCTCCGCAAGTACCACGGCCTCAACGAGCGCACGTGCCTGAACCAGAAGCCCATCGTGCGGATGGGCCAGAAGGTCAAGAAGGGCGAGATCATCGCGGACGGCGCCGCCACCAAGAACGGCGAACTCGCGCTCGGGCGCAACGTGCTGGTCGCGTTCATGTCCTGGGAGGGGTACAACTTCGAGGACGCGATCATCATCAGCGAGCGGCTGGTGAAGAACGACACGTACACGTCGATCCACATCGAAGAGTTCGACATCGAGATCCGCGAGACGAAGCTCGGCAAGGAGGAGTTCACCCGCGACATCCCGAACGTGTCGCCGAAGGCGCTGGCGAACCTCGACGAGCACGGCGTGGTCCAGATCGGGACGTACGTGCGCCCCGGCGACATCCTCGTGGGGAAAGTGTCGCCCAAGTCGCGGTCGGAGCTGACCCCGGAAGAGAAGCTCCTGCACGCGATCTTCGGGCGGGCCGGCGAGGACGTGAAGAACGACTCGCTCGAGGTGCAGTCGGGCACCGAGGGCATCGTCATCGCGGCGCACCGGTTCAGCCGCCGGGCCCACATGAGCGAGGACGAGAAGAAGCAGATCGACAAGGACCGCAAGGACATCGAGAGCACCTACAACCGGCGCATCGCGGAGCAGTTCCGCGAGTTCGTGAAGGCGCTGGAAGACGTGCTCGACAAGAAGGAGCTGAAGGACCCGAACACCGGCAAGCAGCTCGCCAGCGACAAGGACGACAAGGTCGTCGCCGAGCAGGCGAAGGAGTTCAAGCTCGACAAGCTGGACATCCGCAGCCCGGACAGCCTCAAGAAGGCGCAGAAGATCCACCACCGGCACTGGGAGCGGATCCAGTTCTTCATCGACGAGCAGGAGCGCAAGCTCAACTCGCTTAACCGCGGGGACGAACTGCCGTCGGGCGTGCAGCAGATGGTGAAGGTGTACGTCGCCACCAAGCGCGTCATCTCCGTCGGCGACAAGATGGCCGGCCGGCACGGGAACAAGGGGGTCATCTCGAAGGTGCTGCCCGAGGAGGACATGCCGTTCCTCAAGGACGGCACCCCGGTGGACATCCTGCTGAACCCGCTCGGCGTGCCGTCGCGTATGAACGTGGGCCAGATTCTTGAGACCCACCTCGGGTACGCCGCGGCGAAGCTCGGGTTCAAGGCCGTCACCCCGGTGTTCGACGGGGCGACCGAGGAGGAGATCCGGGACGCCCTCAAGGAGGCCGGCATCCCCGAGACCGGCAAGAGCGTGCTGTACGACGGGCGCACCGGGGACGCATTCGACCAGCCAGTGACGGTCGGGTACATCTACATGCTCAAGCTGCACCACCTCGTCGACGACAAGGTGCACGCCCGCGCCACCGGCCCG
- the rplL gene encoding 50S ribosomal protein L7/L12: protein MASVQELGDALAGLTLVQAVELKTYLKDKYQIEPAAGAVAVAAPTGPVAAAEKPAEATEFNVILESFTDKVKTIKVVREITGQGLGEAKATVEGAPKSIKESVDKKTAEDVKKKLEETGAKVSIKPAG from the coding sequence ATGGCTTCCGTTCAAGAACTCGGCGACGCTCTCGCTGGCCTCACCCTCGTTCAGGCTGTTGAACTCAAGACCTACCTCAAGGATAAGTATCAGATCGAGCCGGCCGCTGGCGCGGTTGCGGTCGCTGCTCCCACGGGTCCCGTTGCTGCGGCCGAAAAGCCGGCTGAAGCGACCGAGTTTAACGTGATCCTGGAGAGCTTCACCGACAAGGTGAAGACGATCAAGGTCGTGCGCGAAATCACCGGCCAGGGCCTCGGCGAAGCCAAGGCGACGGTCGAAGGTGCGCCGAAGTCGATCAAGGAAAGTGTGGACAAGAAGACCGCCGAAGACGTCAAGAAGAAGCTGGAAGAGACCGGTGCGAAGGTCTCCATCAAGCCGGCTGGCTAA
- the rplJ gene encoding 50S ribosomal protein L10: MSKKIKELELNSLRKTFQGVRDFVLLEPLKLDSAADYTLRKSLREKKVRVKMVKNSFVRKVFSENGMKVETGSGPTLLCWGADSAKALGTAVEAALKLLRPDLKVPEKVKEKTGIADGEIMTLAQLAKVPTKQEAIGEVVAAVLAPGAALAGALMAPGAELAGILKAIEEKQSEGAAAPAAAS; encoded by the coding sequence ATGAGCAAGAAGATCAAAGAACTGGAGTTGAACAGCCTCCGCAAGACCTTTCAGGGTGTGCGGGACTTCGTTCTGCTGGAACCGCTGAAGCTGGACTCCGCGGCTGACTATACGCTTCGGAAGAGCCTTCGTGAGAAGAAGGTTCGAGTGAAGATGGTCAAGAACAGCTTCGTGCGGAAGGTGTTCAGCGAGAACGGCATGAAGGTGGAAACGGGCTCCGGCCCGACCCTTCTGTGCTGGGGTGCCGACAGCGCGAAGGCTCTTGGGACCGCAGTGGAGGCTGCTCTCAAGCTGCTCCGTCCGGACTTGAAGGTGCCTGAGAAGGTCAAAGAAAAGACCGGCATCGCTGACGGCGAGATCATGACCCTGGCGCAGCTCGCCAAGGTGCCGACCAAGCAAGAGGCGATTGGCGAGGTTGTCGCCGCCGTCCTTGCGCCGGGGGCCGCTCTGGCCGGTGCTCTCATGGCGCCGGGTGCGGAGCTCGCCGGGATTCTTAAGGCGATCGAAGAGAAGCAGAGCGAAGGGGCTGCGGCCCCTGCTGCTGCTAGCTGA
- the rplA gene encoding 50S ribosomal protein L1, whose amino-acid sequence MANENEPAVAGAEVALAAPATPPADSPAPAAVEAVEKKVVEAELPQAKKNKKPGVGPRRGKKLRNHLNNVKKKLEDAGSIPVKQAVAELKKLKRAKFDETVELHINLGIDPTQSDQMVRGAIPLPHGIGKSVRVAVFCSGDDVAKAKAAGADVVGGADLVEKVQKENFLEFDVVLAVQAMMGQVSRLGKVLGPRGLMPTPKAGTVVPATGDLAQVVREFKAGKVEYRTDKTGQIHAGVGKLSFDEQKLVENITTFVEQIRSVKPSGVKGNFINGVVLSATMSPGIRLSI is encoded by the coding sequence ATGGCGAACGAGAACGAACCCGCTGTTGCGGGGGCTGAAGTGGCGCTGGCTGCTCCTGCAACTCCGCCCGCCGACTCGCCGGCGCCCGCCGCGGTCGAAGCGGTTGAGAAGAAGGTTGTTGAGGCCGAGTTGCCGCAGGCCAAGAAGAACAAAAAGCCGGGCGTGGGTCCCCGCCGCGGCAAGAAGCTTCGTAACCACCTGAACAACGTCAAGAAGAAACTCGAAGACGCCGGCTCGATCCCGGTCAAGCAGGCTGTCGCTGAGCTGAAGAAGTTAAAGCGGGCCAAGTTCGACGAAACCGTCGAGTTGCACATCAACCTCGGCATCGACCCGACCCAGTCGGACCAGATGGTTCGTGGCGCAATTCCGCTTCCGCACGGGATCGGTAAGAGTGTTCGCGTCGCGGTGTTCTGCTCGGGTGACGATGTCGCCAAGGCGAAGGCCGCTGGTGCAGATGTCGTTGGCGGGGCGGATCTCGTTGAGAAGGTTCAAAAAGAAAACTTCCTCGAGTTCGACGTGGTGCTCGCGGTGCAGGCCATGATGGGCCAGGTGTCCCGGCTCGGTAAGGTGCTCGGCCCGCGCGGCCTGATGCCCACGCCGAAGGCCGGTACGGTGGTGCCCGCGACCGGCGATCTCGCCCAGGTCGTGCGGGAGTTCAAGGCCGGCAAGGTCGAGTACCGCACCGACAAGACGGGTCAGATCCACGCTGGTGTCGGCAAGTTGAGCTTCGACGAGCAGAAGCTCGTTGAGAACATTACGACCTTCGTTGAGCAGATTCGCTCCGTGAAGCCTTCGGGCGTCAAGGGGAACTTCATCAACGGCGTCGTGCTCTCGGCCACCATGTCGCCGGGCATCCGGTTGTCGATCTAA
- the rplK gene encoding 50S ribosomal protein L11, which translates to MAKQVTAQVKLQCPGGSATPAPPVGPALGAHGVNIGMFVKQFNDKTNKPEMKGLMLPVVITVYSDKSFEFKIKSPPAAILLKLAAKIPHAKKAGKEVIPADAKKQGKYKNHSVTKKQVRDIAAQKQADLNARDVDHAMRIIEGTARSMGLTVVEG; encoded by the coding sequence ATGGCGAAGCAGGTAACCGCGCAGGTCAAGCTCCAGTGCCCGGGTGGGTCGGCAACGCCCGCCCCGCCGGTCGGTCCCGCGCTCGGTGCGCACGGCGTGAACATCGGCATGTTCGTGAAGCAGTTCAACGACAAGACCAACAAGCCCGAGATGAAGGGCTTGATGTTGCCGGTCGTGATCACGGTCTACTCGGACAAGAGCTTCGAGTTCAAAATCAAGAGCCCGCCCGCGGCCATTCTGCTGAAGCTCGCGGCCAAGATTCCGCACGCGAAGAAGGCCGGCAAGGAAGTGATCCCCGCCGACGCCAAGAAGCAGGGCAAGTACAAGAATCACAGCGTCACCAAGAAGCAAGTGCGGGACATCGCCGCGCAGAAGCAAGCGGACCTGAACGCTCGTGATGTTGATCACGCGATGCGGATCATCGAAGGTACGGCCCGGAGCATGGGGCTGACCGTGGTTGAAGGTTGA
- the nusG gene encoding transcription termination/antitermination protein NusG, which yields MSDNVAADAAVNESPAAASSPDLTADGSGDAEVAAAESLPVPDGSHVSEEAAEIVAGESAGAVVSEDRAAVSEDVEGEVPPHSEGDVDSAEEVPENKKKWYAIKVQSGREDTIKAAILRKIAIEGLEDVFGQIMVPVEKVIEKKAVKVKDKKTGEYNTVERKVERKVKKFQGYIFAELEFNDRLLYLIRETSGVGDFLKLRPRPNDTPVPEPMSDAEVKQMLGEKVGPEKGPTKVKVDFEKGDRVRIKEGSFKDSEGDVKDVILPKDPTDPPKVIVTVTFWGRPLDVELEYWQVTKA from the coding sequence ATGAGTGACAATGTCGCCGCCGATGCTGCTGTAAATGAGTCGCCCGCCGCGGCGTCCAGCCCGGATTTGACTGCCGATGGGTCGGGTGACGCGGAGGTCGCGGCTGCCGAATCTCTGCCCGTGCCGGACGGCTCTCACGTGAGTGAGGAAGCGGCTGAGATCGTAGCCGGCGAGTCTGCAGGGGCTGTAGTCAGCGAAGATCGTGCCGCCGTGTCTGAGGATGTGGAAGGCGAGGTTCCTCCGCATTCGGAAGGGGATGTTGACTCCGCCGAAGAGGTGCCCGAGAACAAAAAGAAGTGGTATGCGATTAAGGTGCAGAGTGGTCGTGAGGACACGATCAAGGCTGCCATTCTGCGCAAGATCGCGATCGAAGGTTTGGAAGACGTGTTCGGCCAGATCATGGTGCCGGTCGAAAAGGTGATCGAGAAGAAAGCGGTCAAGGTCAAAGATAAGAAAACAGGCGAGTATAATACGGTCGAGCGAAAGGTCGAGCGAAAGGTCAAGAAGTTTCAGGGCTACATTTTCGCGGAGCTGGAGTTCAACGACCGGCTCCTGTACCTCATTCGCGAAACCAGCGGGGTCGGCGATTTTCTGAAGCTCCGTCCGCGCCCGAACGATACGCCGGTGCCGGAGCCGATGAGCGATGCTGAAGTGAAGCAGATGCTCGGCGAGAAGGTCGGGCCGGAGAAGGGGCCGACCAAGGTCAAGGTGGACTTTGAGAAGGGTGATCGCGTCCGGATCAAGGAAGGGTCGTTCAAGGACTCCGAAGGTGACGTGAAAGACGTGATCCTGCCGAAGGACCCCACCGACCCGCCCAAGGTTATCGTGACCGTGACGTTCTGGGGCCGGCCTCTTGATGTTGAGTTGGAATACTGGCAGGTGACCAAGGCGTGA
- the secE gene encoding preprotein translocase subunit SecE, with protein sequence MATAVETSSAPSTPGQSLSLPVASLLGAIYVVAVLAIVLYVIPLFWSQSVSPSIGSRPADYLLWFTAEVAALIGLSWVGFKIAGNPPKGTHAGIFLVISAVIAIFFVARAFAMNIEGPPGMAVAGVVALALAFGAVRFLAGVTGAKWMVMLEEQGWFTTHQYKRSLGVKVRRLTILGVLIIGVSGAWSMFTNGLVGEQLELTLPFGWRSVPLMHGFLLTIGAKVVVLALLVAVTLWVSLRAVNVPDFAEFLIATEAEMNKVSWSTRKRLAQDTVVVLVTTLLMTVFLLAVDLFWGWLLSRQTVGVLPARATNADKGAQVQEAKW encoded by the coding sequence ATGGCGACTGCCGTTGAAACCAGTTCCGCACCCAGCACTCCGGGTCAGTCGTTGAGTCTGCCCGTCGCAAGCTTGCTCGGGGCGATCTATGTCGTCGCCGTGCTGGCTATCGTGCTTTATGTGATCCCACTGTTCTGGTCACAAAGTGTCTCGCCGTCGATCGGCAGTCGGCCGGCAGATTACCTGCTTTGGTTTACTGCCGAGGTGGCGGCGCTGATCGGGCTCAGTTGGGTCGGATTCAAAATTGCCGGCAACCCTCCAAAGGGCACGCACGCCGGCATTTTTCTCGTCATTTCGGCTGTGATTGCCATCTTCTTCGTGGCCCGCGCGTTTGCGATGAATATTGAAGGGCCGCCCGGAATGGCGGTCGCTGGCGTGGTTGCCCTGGCTCTCGCGTTCGGTGCCGTTCGGTTTCTTGCCGGCGTGACCGGAGCGAAGTGGATGGTGATGCTCGAAGAACAGGGGTGGTTCACGACGCACCAGTATAAGCGGTCGCTCGGGGTGAAGGTTCGGCGCCTCACCATACTCGGGGTGCTCATTATCGGCGTGTCCGGTGCGTGGTCGATGTTCACGAACGGACTGGTTGGTGAGCAGCTTGAATTGACCTTGCCGTTCGGTTGGCGTTCGGTGCCGCTGATGCACGGCTTCCTGCTGACGATCGGTGCGAAGGTGGTCGTGCTTGCCCTGCTCGTTGCCGTGACGCTTTGGGTGTCGCTGCGTGCGGTTAATGTGCCGGACTTCGCCGAGTTCCTCATCGCCACCGAGGCGGAGATGAACAAGGTGTCCTGGTCCACTCGCAAGAGGCTCGCGCAGGACACCGTCGTGGTGCTGGTTACGACCTTGCTGATGACCGTGTTTCTGCTCGCGGTCGACCTGTTCTGGGGCTGGCTGTTGAGTCGGCAAACGGTCGGGGTGCTCCCGGCGCGGGCGACGAACGCCGATAAGGGCGCGCAGGTTCAAGAAGCGAAGTGGTGA
- the tuf gene encoding elongation factor Tu, with product MAKGTFERTKPHVNVGTIGHIDHGKTTTTAAIMARNAHLNKLKEFKTYAEIAKGGIVRDANKTVTIAVSHVEYESNDRTYSGPGDLPYKDLLDYPALEKIDFSQPIKGRHYAHIDCPGHADYIKNMITGAAQMDSAILVVAADDGPMPQTREHILLAKQVGVPNIVVYLNKCDKADPELIPLVVMELRDLLSKYDFKGDDIPIIFGRSKEALENPGNDSLDGPKSIDALMFALDTYVPLPQREEDKPFLMSIEDVFSIKGRGTVATGRVERGTAKVGDEVEIIGLRKDSVKTVLTGIEMFQKTLDRAIAGDNVGALLRGIERDGIERGQVLAKPGSITPHTKFEANIYVLSKEEGGRHTPFFKGYKPQFYFRTTDVTGSITLPADVEMCMPGDNVKITVELMDGMPVAMDEGLRFAIREGGKTVGSGVVTKIIA from the coding sequence ATGGCTAAGGGGACATTTGAGCGCACCAAGCCGCACGTCAACGTCGGTACGATCGGTCACATTGACCACGGTAAAACGACGACTACTGCGGCTATCATGGCCCGCAACGCGCACCTCAACAAGCTGAAAGAGTTCAAGACCTACGCGGAAATTGCCAAGGGCGGCATCGTCCGCGACGCCAACAAGACCGTGACGATCGCGGTTTCGCACGTTGAGTACGAGTCGAACGATCGCACGTACAGCGGGCCGGGTGACCTGCCTTACAAGGATCTGCTCGACTACCCGGCGCTCGAGAAGATCGACTTCTCGCAGCCGATCAAGGGGCGTCACTACGCTCACATCGACTGCCCCGGTCATGCTGACTATATCAAGAACATGATCACCGGCGCGGCCCAGATGGACTCCGCCATCCTGGTGGTCGCCGCCGATGACGGTCCGATGCCGCAGACTCGCGAGCACATCCTGCTCGCCAAGCAGGTCGGTGTGCCGAATATCGTCGTTTACCTGAACAAGTGCGACAAGGCGGATCCCGAGCTTATCCCGCTCGTCGTGATGGAGCTTCGCGACCTGCTCAGCAAGTACGACTTCAAGGGTGATGATATCCCCATCATCTTCGGTCGCTCGAAAGAAGCGCTCGAAAACCCGGGCAACGACAGCCTTGACGGGCCGAAGTCGATTGATGCTCTCATGTTTGCGCTCGACACTTACGTGCCGCTCCCGCAGCGTGAAGAGGATAAGCCGTTCCTGATGTCGATCGAAGACGTGTTCTCGATCAAGGGTCGCGGTACCGTGGCGACGGGGCGCGTTGAGCGCGGCACCGCCAAGGTTGGTGATGAAGTCGAGATCATCGGCCTCCGCAAGGACAGTGTCAAGACGGTGCTTACCGGCATCGAAATGTTCCAGAAGACGCTGGATCGGGCTATCGCCGGCGACAACGTTGGGGCGCTCCTTCGTGGTATCGAGCGCGATGGCATCGAGCGCGGTCAGGTGCTCGCGAAGCCCGGTAGCATTACCCCGCACACCAAGTTTGAAGCCAACATTTATGTGCTCTCGAAGGAAGAGGGTGGGCGTCATACCCCGTTCTTCAAGGGGTACAAGCCGCAGTTCTACTTCCGCACCACGGACGTGACCGGCTCGATCACGCTGCCGGCGGATGTTGAAATGTGTATGCCTGGCGACAACGTGAAGATTACCGTCGAGTTGATGGATGGGATGCCGGTCGCGATGGATGAGGGCCTCCGCTTCGCCATCCGCGAAGGCGGCAAGACGGTTGGCTCGGGCGTTGTGACCAAGATTATTGCGTGA